The following are encoded in a window of Perca fluviatilis chromosome 21, GENO_Pfluv_1.0, whole genome shotgun sequence genomic DNA:
- the aldoab gene encoding aldolase a, fructose-bisphosphate, b produces the protein MPHAYPFLTPEQKKELSDIAQKIVATGKGILAADESTGSVAKRFQSINAENTEENRRLYRQLLFTADDRINPCIGGVILFHETMYQKTDDGKPFTQYLKGRNMVVGIKVDKGVVPLAGTNGETTTQGLDGLYERCAQYKKDGADFAKWRCVLKITPTTPSRLAIIENANVLARYASICQMHGIVPIVEPEILPDGDHDLKRCQYVTEKVLAAVYKALSDHHVYLEGTLLKPNMVTPGHSSSHKYTNQEIAMATVTALRRTVPPAVPGITFLSGGQSEEEASVNLNAMNQCPLHRPWALTFSYGRALQASALKAWGGKKENGKACQEEFIKRALANNQACQGKYNPSGASAAGGESLFVANHAY, from the exons ATGCCTCACGCATATCCTTTCCTCACTCCTGAGCAGAAGAAGGAGCTCAGCGATATTGCTCAGAAGATTGTTGCTACAGGCAAGGGAATCCTTGCCGCAGACGAGTCCACAG GCAGTGTGGCCAAGCGCTTCCAGAGCATCAATGCTGAGAACACTGAGGAGAACAGGAGGTTGTACCGCCAGCTCCTCTTCACCGCTGATGACCGCATCAACCCTTGCATTGGTGGCGTCATCCTCTTCCATGAGACCATGTACCAGAAGACCGACGATGGCAAGCCCTTCACCCAGTACCTTAAAGGAAGAAACATGGTGGTGGGCATCAAGGTCGACAAAGGTGTTGTTCCTCTGGCCGGAACCAACGGCGAAACAACCACCCAGG GTCTCGATGGACTGTACGAGCGCTGCGCCCAGTACAAGAAGGATGGCGCTGACTTTGCAAAGTGGCGCTGTGTGCTGAAGATCACCCCCACCACTCCCTCAAGACTGGCCATCATTGAGAACGCCAATGTCCTGGCCCGCTATGCCAGCATCTGCCAGATG CACGGCATCGTCCCCATCGTCGAGCCTGAGATTCTCCCTGATGGTGACCATGACCTGAAGCGCTGCCAGTACGTTACCGAGAAGGTCCTGGCTGCTGTCTACAAGGCCCTGTCTGACCACCACGTCTACCTGGAGGGCACCCTGCTCAAGCCCAACATGGTTACCCCCGGACACTCCAGCTCACACAAGTACACAAACCAGGAGATTGCCATGGCAACTGTTACTGCCCTGCGCCGCACTGTGCCCCCTGCAGTCCCTG GCATTACATTCTTGTCTGGTGGCCAAAGTGAGGAGGAGGCCTCCGTCAACCTGAACGCCATGAACCAGTGCCCTCTGCACAGGCCCTGGGCCCTGACCTTCTCATACGGCCGTGCCCTGCAGGCCTCTGCCCTCAAAGCCTGGGGCGGCAAGAAGGAGAATGGAAAAGCATGCCAGGAAGAGTTCATCAAGAGAGCTCTG gcTAACAACCAGGCCTGCCAGGGCAAATATAATCCCTCTGGAGCCAGCGCTGCTGGCGGAGAGTCACTGTTTGTGGCCAACCATGCTTATTAA